A DNA window from Brassica napus cultivar Da-Ae chromosome C1, Da-Ae, whole genome shotgun sequence contains the following coding sequences:
- the LOC106394514 gene encoding protein LURP-one-related 13, which translates to MAEQDLNNRSNTIPIIGSEFVRPQPSDLTIIGDTVKDANGNKVFKVKTPLFGLHNKRILLDPNDSPIVTMKMKVTSKHDRWQVYRGGDLDDKIFTVKRSSSVQLKTRIEVFLKHNQTKEASCDFTIKGRFMKRACTIYVGDSTKVIAQVHEGDERLVATVYPNVDCAFIVTLIFIFDLINMAGTGV; encoded by the exons ATGGCAGAACAAGATCTCAATAACAGGAGCAACACGATACCAATTATAGGATCTGAGTTTGTTCGTCCTCAGCCTTCAGATCTTACCATCATCGGAGACACGGTGAAGGATGCCAACggaaacaaagtattcaaaGTCAAAACGCCTCTCTTCGGTCTCCACAACAAGAGGATTTTGCTTGATCCTAACGACTCTCCCATCGTCACCATGAAAATGAAg gTGACTAGTAAGCACGATCGATGGCAAGTGTATAGAGGAGGTGATTTAGATGATAAGATATTCACGGTTAAAAGATCCTCATCGGTCCAACTAAAAACAAGAATTGAAGTATTCTTGAAACATAACCAGACCAAAGAAGCGTCTTGTGATTTCACTATTAAAGGTCGGTTTATGAAGCGTGCATGCACAATCTATGTTGGAGATTCAACGAAAGTAATCGCTCAG GTACATGAAGGAGATGAGAGACTAGTGGCTACGGTTTACCCTAATGTCGACTGCGCTTTTATTGTTACACTTATCTTTATATTTGACCTCATTAATATGGCTGGAACTGGGGTATGA
- the LOC106390532 gene encoding putative pentatricopeptide repeat-containing protein At3g16890, mitochondrial encodes MRGFASSPYRAAAAAAAAASKPSESLNPKPLFSSGKPTNPIDQRHISQIIRRKDWFLILNQSLTSHRINLNPRFIISLLQNQDNPLHSLRVYLWVSNTNPVYSKDQSLKTILGNALFRKGPLLLSKELLKEVRDSGFRITDELMCVLIGSWGKLGLAKYCNDVFAEISLLGLKPSTRLYNAVIDALVKSNSLDLAYLKFHQMRGDGCEPDRFTYNILVHGVCKKGVVDEAVRLVKQMEKEGNYRANVFTYTILIDGFLKLGRVDEALKQFETMQARKMSPNEATIRTLVHGVFGCLPKCEAFEVLLGFMEKETILQRVGYDTVLCCLSSNSMAKETALFLRKTGYVPDSLTFNAAMSCLLRGFDLAETCGIFDGFISRGVKPGFNGYLAVVQALLNAHRFSEGDLYLKQMCVHGLISSVYDYNAVIDSLCKARRTERAAMYLKEMQGRGISPSLVTFNTLLSGYSSRGDVKKVLEVVEKLLGHGCRPDVITFSSVINCLCRAKEIKDAFECFEEMLEWGIEPNEITYNILIRASCSVGDIGRSVKLFAEMKEKGLSPNVYAYNAVIQSFCRMRKVKKGEELVKTMLRVGLKPDNYTYSCLIKALSECGRESEAREMFSLMERHGCVPDSYTKRLVEELDLRMSGLERETVSVS; translated from the coding sequence ATGAGAGGCTTTGCTTCTTCACCTTATAGAGCAGCGGCGGcggcagcagcagcagcatcgAAACCGTCCGAATCCCTAAATCCAAAACCCTTATTCTCCTCAGGTAAACCCACAAACCCAATCGACCAGCGTCACATCTCCCAAATCATCCGACGAAAAGATTGGTTCTTGATCCTGAACCAATCCCTTACTTCCCATCGAATCAATCTAAACCCTCGATTCATCATCAGCCTCTTGCAGAACCAAGACAACCCTTTACACTCCCTCCGCGTCTACCTCTGGGTCTCCAACACAAACCCGGTTTACTCCAAGGACCAGTCTTTGAAAACCATTCTAGGGAATGCTCTGTTCCGGAAAGGCCCTCTCTTGCTCTCCAAGGAGCTTCTCAAGGAGGTTAGAGACTCGGGGTTTAGGATCACCGACGAGCTGATGTGTGTTTTGATCGGAAGCTGGGGGAAGTTGGGTTTAGCCAAGTACTGTAACGATGTGTTTGCGGAGATATCTCTTCTTGGATTAAAACCAAGCACGAGGCTTTACAATGCTGTGATCGATGCTTTGGTGAAGTCCAACTCTCTTGACTTGGCTTACTTGAAGTTTCACCAGATGCGTGGGGACGGTTGTGAACCGGACCGGTTTACTTATAATATACTCGTGCACGGTGTTTGCAAGAAAGGTGTGGTTGATGAGGCGGTGAGGTTGGTTAAGCAGATGGAAAAGGAAGGGAACTACAGAGCGAATGTGTTCACGTACACGATTTTGATCGATGGGTTTTTGAAGTTGGGGAGGGTTGATGAGGCGTTGAAGCAGTTTGAGACAATGCAAGCGAGGAAAATGAGTCCTAACGAAGCTACGATCAGGACTTTGGTTCACGGGGTTTTCGGTTGCTTGCCGAAGTGTGAGGCCTTCGAGGTTCTGCTTGGGTTTATGGAGAAAGAGACGATCTTGCAGAGAGTGGGGTATGATACTGTGTTGTGTTGTCTTTCAAGCAACTCAATGGCGAAAGAGACTGCCCTCTTCTTGAGGAAGACAGGTTATGTGCCGGATAGCTTAACGTTTAATGCTGCAATGAGTTGTCTTTTGAGAGGGTTTGATCTTGCTGAGACGTGTGGGATTTTCGACGGTTTTATAAGCAGAGGGGTTAAGCCAGGGTTCAACGGTTATCTTGCGGTGGTTCAAGCTCTGTTGAACGCTCATAGGTTCTCTGAAGGTGACCTGTATCTGAAACAGATGTGTGTTCACGGGCTTATATCAAGCGTATATGATTATAACGCGGTGATAGACTCTCTCTGCAAGGCTAGACGTACAGAGCGTGCGGCTATGTACTTAAAAGAGATGCAAGGTAGAGGTATATCTCCGAGTCTCGTAACTTTCAACACTCTTCTTAGCGGGTATAGCTCAAGGGGAGATGTGAAGAAGGTTTTGGAAGTGGTGGAGAAGCTTCTGGGACATGGTTGCAGACCAGACGTGATCACTTTCAGTTCGGTTATAAACTGTCTTTGTCGTGCGAAGGAGATAAAAGATGCGTTTGAGTGTTTCGAGGAGATGTTGGAGTGGGGGATCGAGCCGAATGAGATCACGTACAATATCTTAATTCGTGCGTCTTGCTCCGTGGGGGATATTGGTAGATCAGTGAAGCTGTTTGCGGAGATGAAGGAGAAGGGGTTGAGTCCAAATGTTTATGCGTACAATGCGGTTATTCAGAGTTTTTGTAGGATGAGGAAGGTGAAGAAAGGTGAGGAGTTGGTTAAGACGATGTTGAGGGTTGGTTTGAAACCAGATAACTATACGTATAGTTGTCTTATTAAAGCTTTAAGTGAATGTGGTAGAGAGAGTGAAGCAAGAGAGATGTTTAGTTTGATGGAGAGACATGGATGTGTGCCGGATTCGTATACTAAGCGTCTTGTTGAAGAACTTGACCTGAGAATGAGTGGACTCGAGCGAGAAACAGTGTCCGTCTCGTAG